tctctctctctctttctccctccctccctccctccctcttctgtctctctcattctttctcctctctttctccttccctcccctctctccccctcactttctctctctctccctctcttgcctTCTGTCTGCCATAAGGTGAGCCACTCACTCCACCACCTGCTCCCTCACATTCTACCTCAGAAACAATGCAGCCAGGTGACTATGGGTTGAAACTGTGAGGAAAATAAATCCCTCCTCCTTTAGGTTGATTTTCTCAGTATtttgtcacagagacaaaaatcaatgaaTAACACACCTCTCCATTTCACTGGAAATTTTTGGAAAATGAACTGTCATCTGATAATCCAAATCTGCAAAAATAGAACTGAGAATCAGGCTCAACCTCAAGGTTCCTCTACACACATGCAGGTGCAGTAATGTAATCCctcctttgttgatttttttgttttgttttgtttttggaaacAGAGTGCCATTATGTTGGCCAAGCCGGTGTCAAACTTATGGGATAAATTGATCCACGTGCCTTAGCCTCCCCAATAGATGGGACTATAGGTATGTGCTGCCACAGCTGCTTGAAATACCTTTTAATACCAAAAAATAGGGCCCCTCAGTTAAATTGCACATTCTCTAAACCAGTTACAAAATTTCATCTTCTGCTATCTGAATATAAGATGTGAACTGAACTATCATAACCACACATCTATCTAAAGTCTTAACACAGAGAGTAAGGACAAGCCCACTGAACAGTCCAAGTCTCATATCACAGGCTTTTGACCCAGGAAGTCTATACCCCAGAAGAGCCACAGTGAGGGATCACAGACAGCAAGGGACCCTATGTGGACAAAACCTGAGAATGTCAGGGAAGTAACAGAGATTCAGCCTCTGGGGGAGCTCCATCAACACCAGAACCTGAGCTGAACCCCTCCATTGGGGTGCTCAGGGTTTCCTCCAAAGGAGGAAAATTGTTAAGGGATACAGGGAGCCCCTCAGACCCACTCTCCATGGAGCAGATGGTCATGGACACATCTCCATACATAAGCATGAAGTATGGATGGAGAGTTCCAGAGAAGAGGGCAGGAGGGAAAGAAAAAATGTGGGACCCATCAATCATGTTATAGAAGGAGACCTCCCCTTCACTGTAGTCCAGGAAAACTCCCACTCTGTAAAGATCCTGTCTAGGATATAACCAAGTCTCAGGATCAGTTCGGGCAAAATAACTATTGTTACCTTTTCCCATGACCCAAAATCCCCTTTGTGATGATTCCAGGTAGTTGCCTTTTCTCCTCACATCTTTCCTGCAGACTCCCAGAGTCCACTTGCTGTGTAATTCATTCTCTATCTCCACTTCCCAGTACCATCTTCCTGATGTGATGCCCTCAAGACCCAACACACTGCATTTTTTGACATGGTACACATCAGGGTCCTTCCAGAACAGACgcatcttttcatgagagacaGACAGCCTGTGGTGAGCAGAGTCTGGATCCATAGTGACAGGCCCTGTTGAGAGAGTTATCAATCATGCAAGGTCCTCCCCTTCCCCAAGACAAAGCACACAGCCACCCACCACCTCACAGCCACAGAGCTGCCTGAGCTTAAGAGGGGATAAGCCTCCTGAGATATGAGTCTTATAACTCAAGCCCACGTCAACAACCAGGAGAAATGAGCCAGAATCTGATTTGAGGGATAGACTTGTGACACAGTACCAGTACCAGTTTTGTAACCATCACTTCTGATCCAGAAATACCAATGATGATGCCAGCATCTGAATCACCACAGAGAGCTTAAGGAGAAGCCAGAAGCCATGAGGGCAACAGGAGGAACATCTAGAAGCACACAGTCACTCACAGGCTTGGAACTGTTCCTTCCGCCAATCTACAAGAGAACACAGATCTCATATCAGGGATTTGCAGAGTCTGTACACATCAGGGTCAGCACCCAGTCTTATGAAACAGCAATGtggaaggaagaagggaaaatCTGTTTGAAAATATTCAGCTGCTGTATttgtttcatacacacacacacacacacacacacacacacacacacctatatacACACATCACTCACACATCCTGCTGCAGCCTTCCCATGAAGACTAAGCCCCAAAGCTTAACACCCTGGGATCAAAATGCTAGGTATCTATCTGAAATGTCACTGTTCAGGTTTAGCTACCAAACAATACTTTCTCAAGACAAAGACACACAACCATCCTGAAAACTGGGTTATCTTGAGATATAATTGAGGTTAACAAAATTTCTAAGACCTCCATTTACTTATAAAGAACTGACTTTGCTGAACTTGTAAGGTTAACTCTAAGCCATGAGTAGAGAATTACATCTAACTTAGCTGAACTTGGAGGATGACTGTAAATCATGAGTGCAGGGAACTCAGAGAAATCTTAGTTAGATGGCAATGGAAAGGATATTAAGATTGGAGAGAACGAAGTTCAAAACAGGAAACAAATATATCCAGTGAGAGGTCAACACTTTTCTTCCACTTCTCACAGACCAATAGGAGAAAAACATCCTTACAGACATGGGAGAACCCAAAAAAATTAGACCTAGTCATTTGCCTACCATAAGAATTGCCTGAAGAGTTTTAAAATTTCCAGCTATGATAGAAACCAAAGTCCTAAACTCCATAAAGTGTGAATGTGTGAAGATTATTCTGGATTCTTGTGTGAGTCCAAACTAATCACATGAATCCTTGTGAACAGAGATCTTTCTTGGCTGTTTCAGAGAGGCAGATAGAATCACAGAAACAAGGTCAAAAACATGCTGTGCTGCTGGATTTGAAGATGGAAGAACAGGCCCCCAAATGAGAGAATACAGATGGCCTCTAGAAACCACACAAGACAACAGCCTCCAGAAAGGAACATAGCCTTGTCCACACCTTCTTGGACTTCTGTCCTACAAACATGTAAGATAATGTATTTGTGTTGGTTTAAGctactatttttttatatttatttttagttgtactttatttattttatttttttttattttagttgttaatacctttattttttttaaattaatttttattgtaggttgttcaaaacattacatagttcttgatatatcatatttcacactttgattcaagtgggatatgagctcccatttttaccccatatacagattgcagaatcacatcagttgcacaaccattgatttacatattgccattctggtgactgttgtattctgctgcctttcctatcctctactatcccccctcccccctcccctcccctcttctctctctaccccctctactgtaattcatttctcccccttatatttttcctcctttcccctcacttcctcttgtatgtaattttgtatacccctgagggtctccttccatttacatgcaatttcccttctctctccctttccctcccacctctcatccctgtttaatgttaatcttcttctcatgctcttcgtccctactctgttcttagttactttccttatatcaaagaagacatttggcatttgtttttaagggattggctagcttcacttagcataatctgctctaatgccatccatttccctccaaattctatgattttgtcatttcttaatgcagagtaatactccattatgtataaatgccacatctaggttggttccacagtcttgctattgtgaattgtgctgctatgaacatggatgtagcagtgtccctatagtgtgctctttttaggtctttagggaatagaccaagtaggggaatagctggatcaaatggtggttccattccgagctttccaagaaatctccatactgctttccaaattggccgcaccaatttgcagtcccaccagcaatgtacaagagtacccttttccccacatcctcgccagcacttgttgttgtttgacttcctaatggctgccaatcttactggagtgagatggtatcttagggtggttttgatttgcatttctctgactgctagagatggtgagcattttttcatatacttgttgattgattgtatgtcctcctctgagaaatttctgttcaggtccttggcccatttgttgattgggttatttgttatctcattgtctaatttttttagttctttgtatattctggatattagggctctgtctgaagtgtgaggagtaaaaatttgttcccaggacgtaggctccctatttacctctcttaaatgaattcagcaaagtggcaggatataaaatcaacacgcataaatcaaaggcattcctgtatatcagcgacaaatcctctgaaatggaaatgaggacaaccactccattcacaatatcctcaaaaaaaataaaatacttgggaatcaacctaacaaaagaggtgaaagacttatacaatgaaaactacagaaccctaaagagagaaatagaagaagatcttagaagatggaaaaatataccctgttcatggataggtagaactaacatcatcaaaatggcgatattaccaaaagttctctataggtttaatgcaatgccaatcaaaatcccaatggcatttcttgtagaaatagagaaagcaatcatgaaattcatatggaaaaataaaagacccagaatagcaaaaaacaatgctaagcaggaagtgtgaatcaggcggtatagctataccagacttcaaactatactacagagcaatagtaacaaaaacagcatggtactggcaccaaaacaggcgggtggaccaatggtacagaatagaggacacagaaaccaatccacaaaactacaactatcttatattcgataaaggggctaaaagcatgcaatggaagaaagatagcatcttcaacaaatggtgttgggaaaactggaaatccatatgcaacaaaatgaaactgaatccccttctctcgccatgcacaaaagttaactcaaagtagatcaaggaacttgatatcaaatcagagacatggcgtctgatagaagaaaaagttggctatgatctacatactgtggggtcgggctccaaattcctcaataggacacccatagcacaacagttaataactagaatcaacaaatgggacttactcaaactaaaaagttttttctcagcaaaagaaacaatacctttattttttttatgtggtgctgagaatcaaatccagggcctcgcatgtgttaggcgagtgctctaacactgagccacaaccccagccccaagctactaattttgtagtattttggcagcaaatagaaagttagccaatccctaaaaaacaaatgctgaatgtcttctttgatataaggtgggggcgactcaaaacagaggagggaggaagagcatgagaagaccattgaacagggacaagaggtgggagggaatgggagagagaaaaggaattgcacggaagatggaaggagaccctcattgttatacaaaattacatataagaggatatgagagggaagggaaaaaagagagagagaaatgagttacagtagatgggatagagagagatgatgggaggggaggggagggaggataggaaggggataggaagggcagcagaatacaacagacactaatatggcagtatgaataaacgtggctgtataacaattgtgatcctgcaatctgtacatgtgggaaaaataagaattcatacccaatttgaatcaaatgtatgatgtatgatatgtcaagatcattgtaatgttttgagcaactaataaaagaaagaaaaaaaaagaaaactaatatgCCGACATAGATGACACACCCCATGTGGAACAAAGCACTGGCAGAGAAATGTGCTTACAGAAACCATGAACCTCCCTATCTCTTGCACTTAGAAAGCTGACTACCAGGAATATCTCACACGCTCTGCTAGATGGTGAAAAGACAGTTGAGTCTGTGAACCAGAAAAGGTCAAAATATAAGAGGAAAAAGTCCAATGTCAACCAGGATAAATGACACAAACCTTGAACTTTATCTCAGGGTCAGGGGAAGGGGTACCAGGCAATGAAATGAGGTGTCTCAGGAGACACCAACCCATAAGTTTTATGAACCAGTTGAGACTAGCCTCCTGATGGAGAAGACCTGAAATAACTAAGAAACAACACCTGGTCCCTCTTCCCCCACTGTCCCGAGGCCACATAAGTCTCCTATATTGCCACACtcccttttgggaagaggtcaggAAGGTCATTGACCAACACAAAGTCTACATATGTCATACACTCCAAAATGTCTTCAACTGGAAAGGTTTTGCCTCCAACAGGGCAGAGCCTCAGGAACAAGATTAGAATGATTAACATAATAACTAAACAACATTTTTCTTCCTTAAAGATTTGTGTTTAAATTTGCGCCCCCTATTTTTCACTAATACAGGTTCAATCACTTACATGGGTATTTCCATCTTTGTTGAGTTGCTTGATAAAAACTAGATAATATAAAATGGCTGAGCAGACCCAGATGAcctttgaagaaaaataaacGTTTCTAATTTTTTACCAAGACATTAATTGAAATCCAATTATAGTTTTATATATAATAACTGACGGAGATtatcaaagaagaagaaaagagtggagaaggaagcagacaggggagaaaaggagaaggaacaaatgaagaaaacattttgaaaCTTCCCAGTGTGTCTAGTACCATGCTATGCACCTTAATGCAGCCTTCATATAATTCccacagaaaattttaatttataactCATTGTTACAATTTCATGAACAAGATGAAATAGAGATTTGTCTCCTCACACTATGCACCTGTCAATATGACAGTGTTGATTCTAGTATAGCAATGGTGTTTATacttacaaaataaatgagtacGCAAGTGTTACAtgaaaacttatagacattatttCAGCAGAAAATGGGGAGATGGTTAAAAAAGACTATgtgattcttcttttttaataaacATGTCCCCAGGAAAATCATTAAGATTCTCAAAGAGTGTTCCTCATATATCTGAATCCAAAGCCTCCTTGAAGCCATGTCTCACCCTGCTCTGTCTCTCACAGTCTATATCCCTGATGCCAAAAAGAAACAACCAGATCAGGAAAATGGCATATTACATAAATTCAGAGGACACAGATCTTAAACTCACCCCCAGAGTTAAAGAGTCCTCTGGATAATCTTTCATTGCATTGGAAACTGCCTTAGCATGTGCCTGTCCTAACTGCTACTGGAAGGTGGAAGTGGTCTCATTATCACAGGCAAACTCAATGAGATGATTACTTAGGAATGTCTTaatggaacacacacacacacacacacacacacacacacacacacaaacacacacacacgtattcaCAGAAAATTCTCAAAGATGTATCAAGGAGTTGGTTACATTTCATGCATGTAAAGAACCTGCAAATCCTCTTTACACTCAACTCTAACCACCTTGGATGTGATTTTCCAGCTCTCACTGCTTCAGCACAACCAAGATGTCTATGTGAGTCTTGGGCACTTTACTTTCCTTCTCATCTCCTCTCTCCTCCCACCTCATCCTTTCTTCTCTGATTTGTTCCATACTCTTTCTCGGGTAAACAATACTAAACTATCCAGATTTCTCCTTTTATGAtttcacacattaaaaaaaaatcaaagacctACATACAAATGAAAATTTTCTTAAAAGCAAAGAAAATTGGTGTGAACATCACAAATTGCATTGTATTCCTGTAAcagaaacacaaacacagactttGTATATACTTTCAAATGGTTCACAGATCCCCTAAGTATCCTGGACCCAAATTGTGAACACCAGAAACTCATTTCTCAAAAACCAAGGTGCTTAGAAGAAACCCAGCTAGGACAATGAGTCAGAGTAGGAGGTAGCTGAGAGAAAAATAATATCCAgaggcccagaaaaaaaaccaaaaaaaacaaaaaacaagaaaacCAAACCTGGACCCAAACAGTAGGAATCTGGGGCAAAGGGAATACAGAACCCACATTAGGAAGATGAAATTTCTAAACTGTCAAATATGATTTCTGAAATTTTTTGGAAACCAGCAATTCTTATTCACAGTTCCAACCCTGCTCCATCCAGGCTCTGCTCACAACTGAACTCTCCAGTGTCACTACACCAAGAACAAATACCCGTTAAACGTGATGTTTTCAGGGGGTACAGCTAACCCTAACCTGCAGGGGAGGATAAGTCTAGAAATGAttcactcctcagcaccacaaaataaagaactaaaaaaaaattttaaatacatttgGGAAATTACCAAAAACGAAGAAGAATTTAGGGCTGAGGTTGAggctcagaagtagagtgctCAACTaccatacatgaggcactggatttgatcctcagcaccacataaaaacaaaataaaggtattctgtccatctacaactaaaaaatgtttaacaaaatgaaaaatgtttaaaagataCGAATATGAATTGAGTTCTGTGATCCAAACACAAGAAGTCACTGTGGTCTTCCAGTGCAAGTTACAAtcatttttctctccttttaGGAGAATTTTGCTTTCCTGTTGTGCTTGGCTTTGGTAAGTTTGGGCAGAGGACAGATTATGTGTGATGAttatgaaagttaaaaaaaagagagaatttaaaGTGTTTACTGGGAGGGGTGGGAAACAAATTAAAGACTAGACAGCAAGAAACCCATCCCATCCTGGGTGGAGGCCACTGATACAGAAGGCAGAGGAGGATCCTGGAGGAGGGAAGGCCAAGGAAACATCAGAGTCACTTACCTGCATACAGGGGGGCCTTCCTCCAGGCTGAAAGGGAACATACAGTGGTGAGACCACAGCTGAAACAAGCCTGCTCAGCATGAATGTACCTGCCCTGGCCTCCCCTCCATTCTAAAGATGAGACTACCCACAGGAGGAGAGAGCCAGAAAGGAGATGGCCTCATGGAGTATGCAGGGTCCACAGGGAGTTGTGGGAAATCCCCTGGAGCACAGATGAAGACAGCGGCTTTACAGGCCAACTTTTACCACTGTCCCACTGATTTCTCTCTGTCAGGAAACTGTCTGCCTCAAAACTCATAAAAATCTGTATTGTATCTGTCTTTATTCAGTTTTGCCACTAAGGATAAAAATTTTGCGATGTGTGAAAATATTTGAgagaataaaatataattcacTCCACAATTGTCAAGGGTATTATTATATCCAGGCTTTTTTGAGGAAAGATACATTTGAAAAGGGGTGGGATATACACCATGGTAGagggcttgtctagcatgcacggGGCTCCAGGTTCatgcctcagcaccacaaatgaaaaaataaaattaaaattaaaaaagacacTTGGGAAATTACCAAAAATGAAGAATGATATAGAAACAGGAATGAGTTCTGGGGTAAAACTGCCCAATTTTTCACATGTGAAATATTTCTAGACAAAAAGAACCACTTTTTAGGAAGTACATGGTTCACTCTACCACATTTCTACCTGTAATGAGCAGCCCCCTTGGATTAGCACCTTTAGGAGCTGGAGAAAATGTAATCCCTCCATGATGATTTGTAGGGACACAAACAGAAGGTCACACTCCTAAACTTAATGACACCATTTACTTGTATAGATCATTTAATAAAATCATCCTATCTGCCTTTAATCTTCCAGGTGCAGTCCAACAGCTAGATAcattgaagggaaaaaaaagccaaTATAATGTACAAGCCAGGGTTGAAATAAGATGCAGAATACATGACACACCATGGGTCACCATCACACCCAGGTCTCCATGCACTAGGGAGAAAATAGCAGCCCAGATCAAGGAATGTCCAGGGACCAGTGTTCTGGCTTCCACTACCTTCCCAGGGATGGGGCCCCACATGTCTGTACCTAGACAGAAACAAGTAGAGGGGACACCAGGACACAGGTAAGAGAAGGAAACAAGGAATACCTGGAGAGTCGCTTACCAGACAGATAAGCAGATTTCCTctgatctgaaaaaaaaaaaaaaaaaaaacaagaaataaggGAGCTAGGAAGTAGAACATCTGATaccaaggaaacagaaaatttagAAGGGAAAGAAGAACTTACTGAGATCTGCCTCGAgttcatctaaaaataaaaaaataaaaaaagtatgaATACCAATCCCCAAGAAAAGGAAATACTGTGTGCCTGGAAAACCCTAGGAAAAATGTTTCTATTCACTCGAATTTCTAACTACAAACCCACCCAACCCCACCAGACTCACTCTCCTCTGATCTCTTAAGTCACCTCCTCTGGGCCCAGGACCCTGGATCTCCCTAGAGAGCTGGACTCCAGACTCTGGCCCCTGTCAGCTGTCCCACTCACCACCAGGTCTGCACTTGCTTTGAGTGGTCTTACCAATGGACTTCAGCGCCTCTTCCTTTGCCTGCTGTTCCTCCTCCTTAAGCCGCCGCAGATGCTCCTTTTCCTGCCTCACCTGCATCTTTCTGGAATGTTCTTTTCTGATAAAATAGCAAGCCCCCAAGAGTAGGAGCCCCAGCATGGTCAGGACCACAGCAAATGCTGGCTTCCAGGGAGAAGCCTGAGGGAAGAAGGGCTCTGTGGCCAGGCAGACAGCAGGTCAGGGGCACACCCAGGAGAGCCAGCACACTCAGAGAGGCCAGCCCCTCCCCACAGCTCTGCTGGGAGTGGGAAGCAGCACTGACCTGGGATGTAAATAGCCATGGCCTTCTCCTGGCCCAGGACAGGGTTGAGGACAGAGCAAGTCACATTCCCCACAGAACTGTCTCTCACCACCAGAGTGGCCTCCACACTAAACAGCTCCTCATTGTCTTGGCTGTGGGCCTCAGAAAGTGCTGGGAACTTCTTTCCACTGAGGTCTCTCCACTGCACCTGAGGCTTTGGGAACCATCCTGAGGCTTTGCACACCAAGCGCAGTCCATCCTCTTCTGGCCCTTCTATGTGCACTTGGGGGTCAGAGCCCATCCCTGTGGGAAGGAAGCTGTGGAGCCCCAGGAGGTCACCTTGGACCCTGAGACCCCAGAGTTGTCTAGATATTACACAACTTCAGGGGGGAAGGTTTTCATGTTCAATTCTGGGAGTTCTATGGGGAAAAGGGAATACAAGGAAGAAGCACAGAGACCCACACTGGGCAGTGGGCTCTTCTTCTGAACTGTGAGACCCAAAGGAAACAAGAAGAATTGGGTCCCAGGGCACCCTCCTTGAATCTCAGTTCTCACCTCACACACTCTCCTGGGACATTTACCTCTCTGTGTATATCATGTCCAAAATTATATTGAGTGACCACCTTGTCTCCTGAATTCTCTTCCCCTACACCCATGTTCCCATAAGTTATCTTTACCAGGTTTCCTCACATACACCTCAAACTCAAAACTCCACAACTGAATTCATAAATTTGCACCACTTATGATAAAATGATTATTAAAATTTCCTCAATTCATCACCCTTCTGTATAGCAAATTCTCCCACTTCCACACACATTTTATTGCCTTTACCTTCTGCCTCTGGGCCCAGACATGGGATTTGATTTAGCCAATGAGAAATTAGTTAATGTGACTTGTGCAGAGGTTTGAAAACCACTTGCACCTTGGTTTTACTGTCTGCCATTTCCACAGGAGGACAATCCTGGGCTGCCCAGTGGAGGATGTACTCATGTGACATTGCCTGGTCAACCTGCTACAGCTGCCCTAGTTCAGCCACATGACTACCTGAAATTTGAGCACATCCAACCAAGATGCACCTGGTGAACTTTCCAGCTGacttaagaacaaataaaaattacaagtaAAAAGCTTAATTCTCCCTGTTGAAtaaaagattttatttctttttcttttaccatTAGCTTTAGGAAATGTCAATTACAAATAAGCACTTTCTCCTCTTTTGAAATGTTTATATATGATTTTGAAAACTGGTTAGGTTTTCTGCCAGCTTTGTGGATCAGGAATGCCTTTCTCAAGGACCTGGaaaccatttctttctttctttctttttttttttttggctcaatTGACAAAGTTTTATTTGCTGCCAGTCTGTAGGAGGCAGTAAGCTTTCAAATTAGACTAGTCTCAGTAAAAAAGACACAAGAGATCATAAAGTATTTCCACAATTCACAGGTGTGGAGAAAGGACTGCAAGGTTCTCCTCAAAATACACACTCTGAAGCAATCCCAGCATTCACTTATCCAAATGTCACGCCTGTTTGTCCTTTGGTATGGGAACACAGACTGACCAATGCTGATGACCACTGGAGAAATGGGCAACTGCCGAGGATGCTGGAAGGTGTTTTTTCAGGAACATCCCAAGCTCTGACACTTGTGTTCTTTGCTTTAGCTTCCACtacagaaaaaaacaaagacaccCAAGGATACCCTGTCCTCCACCACAGAACTTGCTGCTGGCCACTTCCAAAGCCATCTCATACCATTTGGAATTGATTGTGCTGTTTCTCTATCTTTGTAAAAAGTGTTTCACTTATTTTTGGTTGACAGTTACAAGTGGGACAGAGGCATTCTGTCTTCTACAGCACAGTGTCCATCCCAAACTGGTCAGTGCACTGCTTCATGGTGGCCAGGACATTCAGGAGCCGCTGGTCCATAGTGTTCAGGTGAGGATCAGAGAGCATAGGGGAGATGGGAACATGGGCCATGGCAGATTTTAAGGCAGACTTTAGCACTCCATTCTTTAGATAGTTCAGTCTGTTCCAGGTAGAAACCCTAATGATGCAGCACTGATAGAGAGGTGCATGGATGCTTCTCTCATCCAGTGAGGGATTCCCAAAGCTTTTGGCATTATCAAGAAGGATGAACATACTAGCACCTTCATGATCCTGAAAGCTCTCATAGTGATGGTGGTCAGCATTGCCAATCAGGTAATCAAAGACAGAGGTGTCAATGATGTCCAAGAGGTGTGGGCCTGAGTCATATGGGGATGTTTTCTTCACAGCATCACAGTAGCTCTCATCATACTCCCACTTGGCCAATTTGCCTTCTTGGTAAGTCCTGCCCCAGGAGAGTCAGTGTTTCTGCAGAGGTCACACATCTGGAAGCCAAAGCATGACAGATCCCTCCATTGTGTCTCCATCTGCACAAGCTGGCTCTGTTTCTCAGTAGTATAGCACTTCCCATAGAAACAAGTATTATTTCCTACAGCTAGGAAGGTGCTCAACAGCTGCTCCGTAGCAACAGGCTTGATCTCTGTCCTTAGATTGACAAATCTGCCAACCACCAAGGGGGCTCTGCAGAAACACAGAATCCTGTCCAAGTGAAAGTCTGCTACCTCTGCATTGTGTCTATCATAACTAGCATATGGTTCCCCTTCTACCACATAATCTTGGCTATACCGCTTAGGTTTGAAGACAACGTTCTGTCCTCCTTCAAGTATCAGTAAGGCTTTCAGCTGTGTCCCTTTATAACCTATATCGGCTTTAATAATtttcttggtggcc
This region of Callospermophilus lateralis isolate mCalLat2 chromosome 6, mCalLat2.hap1, whole genome shotgun sequence genomic DNA includes:
- the LOC143402008 gene encoding butyrophilin subfamily 1 member A1-like: MDNCRSSDISVLGRTEFPDGARHLQSAVVVGSTSESPTPCSVGRERRFCEPLLQVTASSMTSQVGACGPPVQGGLLGGGGSPGRPRPLRRLGEAQGTQGPCLLQCRSRGLQRRSLQRVAEPSYEGSLTSQAEIFLKEEEEVFPEELEEAQAQLFVCPETGFLPTMFVFTEQFQVVGPRHPIVAVLGKKAILPCALVPAMNAENMELGWFRTTFSQPVLIYWNQREQTEEQMAEYRGRTSLVRDFLSEGQASMRIHKVQVFDNGMYTCFFRHGGFSEEADLELKVAGMGSDPQVHIEGPEEDGLRLVCKASGWFPKPQVQWRDLSGKKFPALSEAHSQDNEELFSVEATLVVRDSSVGNVTCSVLNPVLGQEKAMAIYIPEPFFPQASPWKPAFAVVLTMLGLLLLGACYFIRKEHSRKMQVRQEKEHLRRLKEEEQQAKEEALKSIGTDMWGPIPGKVVEARTLVPGHSLIWAAIFSLVHGDLGVMVTHAWRKAPLYADWRKEQFQAWPVTMDPDSAHHRLSVSHEKMRLFWKDPDVYHVKKCSVLGLEGITSGRWYWEVEIENELHSKWTLGVCRKDVRRKGNYLESSQRGFWVMGKGNNSYFARTDPETWLYPRQDLYRVGVFLDYSEGEVSFYNMIDGSHIFSFPPALFSGTLHPYFMLMYGDVSMTICSMESGSEGLPVSLNNFPPLEETLSTPMEGFSSGSGVDGAPPEAESLLLP